Proteins found in one Amblyraja radiata isolate CabotCenter1 chromosome 15, sAmbRad1.1.pri, whole genome shotgun sequence genomic segment:
- the LOC116981002 gene encoding cytochrome P450 26A1, which translates to MVLFTFCATFLCTFVLPLSLFLAAVKLWEIYCISGRDRSCGSPLPPGSMGLPFLGETLQLVLQRYKFLKMKVRKYGHIYKTHLFGSPTVRIMGAENVKQILLGEHKLVSVQWPASVRTILGAGCLSSLHDSEHKQRKRVILKAFSREALENYMPVMGEEIRGGLSRWLENGSCVLVYPEMKRLMFGIATRILLGFEPSQTNPRTQHELIEAFEEMIRNLFSLPIDVPFSGLYRGLKARNVIHAKIEENIRKKVARREGAGQFKDALQLLIEHSEQSDQPLQLQELKESATELLFGGHETTASTATSLVAFLALHPEVVQKVRRELQEQGLLCSDLKENKQMTIEVLEQLKYTGSVIKETLRLRPPVPGGFRVALKTFVINGYQIPKGWNVIYSICDTHDVATNFSNKDEFNPDRFMEGCPEKDACRFSYIPFGGGSRSCVGKEFAKILLKIFTVELVRSCDWQLLNGPPMMKTNPTVYPVDNLPTRFTPFPCKNMTY; encoded by the exons ATGGTCCTGTTTACATTCTGCGCCACTTTCTTGTGCACTTTTGTGCTGCCGCTATCGCTCTTTCTGGCTGCGGTGAAACTGTGGGAAATTTACTGCATTAGTGGAAGGGACCGTAGCTGTGGAAGCCCCTTACCTCCGGGGTCAATGGGACTGCCCTTCCTGGGAGAGACTCTTCAGCTAGTCTTGCAG AGATACAAGTTCCTCAAGATGAAAGTGCGAAAGTATGGGCACATATACAAGACTCATCTTTTCGGGAGCCCCACCGTGCGGATCATGGGTGCTGAGAATGTGAAGCAGATTTTATTGGGGGAACACAAACTTGTGTCGGTGCAGTGGCCCGCCTCCGTGCGGACTATCCTGGGAGCCGGCTGCCTGTCCAGCCTCCACGACTCGGAACACAAGCAGAGGAAGCGA GTGATTTTGAAAGCTTTCTCCCGGGAAGCTTTGGAAAACTACATGCCGGTGATGGGGGAGGAGATCCGCGGCGGCCTGAGTCGATGGTTGGAAAACGGCTCCTGTGTCCTAGTCTATCCCGAGATGAAGCGCCTGATGTTCGGCATCGCCACGCGGATCCTACTGGGGTTTGAACCCAGCCAGACCAACCCGCGCACACAGCACGAGTTGATCGAAGCCTTCGAGGAGATGATCAGAAACCTATTCTCGCTGCCCATCGACGTGCCTTTCAGCGGCTTATACCGG GGCCTGAAGGCGAGGAACGTGATCCACGCAAAAATCGAGGAGAACATCAGGAAAAAGGTGGCTCGGCGGGAGGGAGCGGGCCAGTTCAAGGATGCGCTGCAGCTTCTGATTGAACACTCGGAGCAGAGCGACCAGCCCTTACAGCTACAG GAGCTGAAGGAATCTGCCACCGAGCTCCTGTTCGGAGGGCATGAGACGACAGCGAGCACGGCCACATCGCTGGTCGCTTTCCTGGCCTTGCACCCCGAAGTGGTGCAGAAAGTCCGGCGGGAATTACAGGAGcag GGATTACTGTGCAGCGACCTTAAAGAGAACAAACAAATGACCATTGAAGTCCTTGAGCAACTTAAGTACACCGGAAGCGTCATCAAAGAAACCCTTCGACTGCGTCCTCCGGTCCCCGGCGGCTTCCGCGTGGCCCTAAAGACCTTCGTGATAAAC GGATATCAGATACCAAAAGGCTGGAATGTTATTTACAGCATCTGTGATACACATGATGTTGCAACCAACTTCTCAAATAAGGATGAATTTAATCCTGATCGCTTCATGGAAGGCTGCCCAGAAAAAGATGCATGCAGATTCAGCTACATCCCCTTTGGCGGCGGTTCAAGGAGTTGTGTGGGGAAAGAGTTTGCCAAGATCCTCCTCAAAATCTTCACAGTGGAGCTGGTCAGGAGTTGTGACTGGCAGCTTTTAAATGGACCTCCGATGATGAAAACCAACCCCACAGTATACCCAGTGGACAATCTGCCGACAAGATTTACACCATTCCCATGCAAAAATATGACCTATTAA